From the Paucidesulfovibrio gracilis DSM 16080 genome, one window contains:
- the uvrB gene encoding excinuclease ABC subunit UvrB — MAQQFELVSEYTPTGDQPGAIQEIVDNLNGGVRDQVLLGVTGSGKTFTMANVIAEVNRPALVLAPNKTLAAQLYGEFKALFPHNAVEYFVSYYDYYQPEAYLPHSDTYIEKDSSINDDIDKLRHAATHALLTRRDVLIVASVSCIYGLGSPEYYAKMIIPVEQGQELSMEALLAKLVEVHYERNDYDFHRGTFRVRGDVVEIIPAYSREQAVRIEFFGDEIDSILQTDPLTGEVLAKLRKTVIYPGSHYVSDQDNLTRARDDIREELTTQLREFRNAGKLVEAQRLEQRTMFDLEQIEELGYCNGIENYSLHLDGRRQGQPPATLLDYFPKDFVLVVDESHIAVPQVGAMFNGDRSRKSTLVDFGFRLPSALDNRPLNFKEFLERIGQAVFVSATPGPWELDRAQGLVVEQIIRPTGLVDPQLEVRPPEGQLDDLLSECRVRVARNERVLVTTLTKRMAEDLTEYFQQMGVNTRYLHSDIDTIERMAIIRALRAGEFDVLVGINLLREGLDLPEVSLVAILDADKEGFLRSAGALIQTFGRAARNVQGRVFLYADKVTAAMRTAMEETDRRRERQVAFNLEHGITPRTIRKAVGEGLQMASAADSGDTTRESLVAEDMAEYGDDPRKLTKLVRRLEREMREAAKELEFEQAARLRDRIAPLRDRILQLGG; from the coding sequence ATGGCTCAACAGTTTGAGTTGGTCAGCGAATATACGCCTACAGGGGATCAGCCCGGGGCGATTCAGGAAATCGTGGACAACTTGAATGGCGGTGTTCGCGATCAAGTGTTGCTGGGTGTGACGGGGTCCGGCAAGACATTCACTATGGCCAATGTTATTGCCGAGGTGAACCGGCCCGCTCTGGTGCTTGCGCCAAACAAAACCCTGGCTGCGCAGTTGTATGGGGAATTCAAAGCCTTGTTTCCCCATAATGCGGTGGAATATTTCGTTAGTTATTACGATTATTATCAGCCGGAGGCCTACCTCCCACATTCGGATACCTATATTGAAAAAGATTCCTCAATCAATGATGATATTGACAAGCTCCGACATGCTGCCACGCATGCGTTGCTGACGAGACGGGATGTGCTTATTGTCGCATCGGTTTCCTGCATTTATGGGTTGGGATCACCGGAATATTACGCCAAAATGATCATTCCCGTCGAACAGGGGCAGGAATTGAGCATGGAGGCACTGCTCGCCAAACTTGTGGAGGTCCATTACGAGAGGAACGATTATGATTTTCATCGTGGAACCTTTCGGGTCCGGGGGGATGTCGTAGAAATTATTCCGGCATACAGCAGGGAGCAGGCTGTTCGGATTGAGTTTTTCGGTGACGAAATTGATTCCATCCTGCAAACGGATCCACTGACAGGCGAAGTTCTTGCCAAGTTGCGCAAGACCGTGATCTATCCAGGCTCACATTATGTTTCAGATCAGGATAACCTGACCCGGGCGCGGGATGATATTCGTGAAGAGCTGACCACACAGTTGCGAGAATTTCGCAATGCCGGAAAACTGGTGGAGGCGCAACGCCTGGAACAACGGACCATGTTCGACCTGGAGCAGATCGAGGAACTGGGCTATTGCAACGGCATTGAAAATTATTCGTTACACCTGGATGGACGCCGACAGGGACAGCCACCGGCTACACTGCTGGATTACTTCCCCAAGGATTTTGTTCTTGTGGTGGACGAGTCCCATATCGCCGTACCCCAGGTAGGAGCCATGTTCAACGGCGATCGTTCCCGAAAAAGCACTTTGGTCGATTTTGGGTTTCGACTTCCGTCGGCCTTGGATAATCGTCCGCTCAATTTTAAAGAATTTTTGGAGCGCATTGGACAAGCAGTGTTTGTTTCCGCGACTCCCGGACCATGGGAGTTGGATCGCGCCCAGGGATTGGTGGTGGAACAGATCATCCGGCCTACGGGATTGGTTGATCCCCAGTTGGAGGTGCGTCCGCCGGAAGGTCAGCTGGATGACCTGCTGAGCGAGTGTCGAGTCCGTGTGGCGCGTAATGAGCGGGTCTTGGTGACCACGCTGACCAAGCGCATGGCCGAGGATTTGACGGAATATTTTCAGCAGATGGGAGTGAACACCCGGTATCTTCACTCTGATATCGATACCATCGAGCGAATGGCCATCATCCGCGCCCTGCGTGCCGGAGAGTTCGATGTCTTGGTGGGAATCAACCTGCTGAGGGAAGGTCTTGATTTGCCGGAAGTGTCCCTTGTAGCTATCCTTGATGCGGATAAGGAAGGCTTTTTGCGTTCCGCCGGGGCGTTGATTCAGACGTTCGGCCGTGCCGCGCGTAATGTTCAGGGCAGGGTGTTTTTATATGCGGATAAGGTCACCGCGGCCATGCGGACGGCTATGGAAGAAACTGATCGGCGTCGGGAACGCCAGGTAGCATTCAATCTGGAGCACGGCATAACGCCCCGGACAATTCGTAAGGCTGTGGGAGAAGGGCTGCAAATGGCATCGGCGGCGGATTCCGGTGATACGACACGGGAATCGCTTGTCGCCGAGGATATGGCCGAGTATGGGGATGACCCGCGGAAATTGACCAAACTGGTGCGCCGGCTGGAACGGGAGATGCGCGAAGCCGCCAAAGAACTTGAGTTTGAACAAGCGGCCCGGTTGCGGGATCGCATTGCGCCGCTGCGGGATCGCATCCTGCAACTGGGGGGATGA
- a CDS encoding chemotaxis protein CheA produces MTDDINRQIFREEAYELLAELETTLLELEGQPDDMDIVNRVFRSLHTIKGSGSMFGFEAIAGFTHEVESVFDMVRNGELPISRPLLDQAFSVRDHIQRMLDEGGGEEVDPERAEALLKQLRQIAAGDVPAEPVHDATAPDESAGESVEDASESSAVSKSESTPPEEVEQVVSEETDSPDLSRSLASSSDVGNAKTDSVVVPQGGGAGTASWHVRVSPKQGQTAEGFQIVPLLEELAKLGPCEVRADDSLVPLLGDYQVGQVYLAWDVYLETSSGEDEIKDVFFFSDAPLDVQVTSVDPRKSESVPAQPPSGEVPPEVAEGGWELLEDDHGEGQDSAADLPLEPAAQDVAKPQGTPLEQKPAVVPERINESEPVTPPAPAKPSPAPKSSTPKVPQAKKETGGQQRAAGKTTPTGAPAQQGKGAATGEAARQQDAVSSIRVAAEKLDSLVDLVGELVIVQAQISQLSLERDDAILKRLAEDLERLSDELRDSALSVRMLPIGTSFSKFRRLVRDLSSELGKEIQLTTAGADTELDKTVIERLADPLVHLLRNSIDHGVESPEERTAAGKPSKATIHLAAEHSGGEVLIRIQDDGKGIDSEVIREKALERGLVSADADLSHSEILNLIFEPGFSTAQKVTSVSGRGVGMDVVKRAIDALRGRIVIHSERGKGTEITIRLPLTLAIIDGLQVLVGEEYFVVPLAVVEECVELRAEDEEGSDGRILYLRGEIVPYVQLREWFEIDAPRPDIEQVVIVGLEGRRVGIVVDKVIGEHQTVIKSLGKVYKDVDGISGATIKGDGSIALILDVPGLMKRVVAESD; encoded by the coding sequence TTGACCGACGACATCAACAGACAAATTTTCCGGGAGGAAGCCTACGAGCTGCTGGCCGAGCTGGAGACCACCCTTCTTGAACTGGAGGGGCAGCCGGACGACATGGATATTGTGAACCGGGTGTTTCGTTCCTTGCATACCATCAAGGGATCCGGATCCATGTTTGGATTCGAGGCGATCGCCGGTTTCACTCACGAAGTGGAGTCCGTGTTCGACATGGTCCGCAATGGGGAGCTGCCCATCAGTCGGCCGTTGTTGGACCAGGCATTTTCCGTGCGTGACCATATCCAGCGCATGCTTGACGAGGGCGGCGGCGAAGAGGTGGATCCGGAACGCGCCGAGGCTCTTTTGAAACAGCTTCGGCAGATTGCTGCCGGCGACGTCCCTGCCGAGCCGGTTCATGATGCCACTGCTCCTGATGAATCCGCGGGCGAGTCTGTTGAAGACGCGTCAGAATCGTCTGCCGTGTCCAAATCCGAGAGTACCCCGCCTGAAGAGGTTGAACAGGTCGTTTCTGAGGAAACGGATTCTCCTGATCTGTCCAGATCGTTGGCAAGCTCGTCGGATGTGGGGAACGCAAAGACAGATAGTGTGGTGGTGCCGCAGGGTGGCGGTGCGGGAACAGCGTCGTGGCATGTTCGTGTTTCTCCGAAGCAGGGCCAGACCGCAGAGGGGTTTCAGATCGTTCCTCTTTTAGAGGAACTCGCCAAGCTCGGGCCGTGCGAGGTGCGAGCGGATGACTCCCTTGTTCCATTGCTTGGGGACTATCAGGTTGGCCAAGTCTATCTGGCCTGGGATGTTTATCTGGAGACATCGTCCGGTGAGGACGAGATCAAGGATGTTTTTTTCTTTTCGGATGCACCGCTGGATGTGCAGGTGACTTCGGTTGACCCAAGAAAATCGGAATCCGTCCCAGCCCAACCACCTTCAGGAGAGGTTCCTCCGGAGGTTGCCGAAGGCGGATGGGAGTTGCTGGAGGACGACCACGGCGAGGGGCAGGACTCTGCTGCGGATCTTCCACTTGAGCCTGCGGCTCAGGACGTTGCAAAGCCGCAAGGTACGCCTTTGGAACAAAAGCCTGCTGTTGTCCCGGAGAGGATAAATGAATCGGAACCGGTGACTCCCCCGGCACCCGCCAAGCCCTCACCTGCCCCGAAGTCTTCCACGCCCAAGGTTCCCCAAGCCAAAAAGGAAACCGGCGGTCAGCAACGCGCTGCCGGAAAAACCACGCCCACTGGTGCTCCGGCCCAGCAGGGAAAGGGAGCCGCCACAGGTGAAGCGGCCAGGCAACAGGATGCCGTGTCAAGTATTCGTGTTGCCGCGGAGAAGTTGGATTCTCTTGTAGATCTGGTTGGAGAGCTTGTTATTGTTCAGGCGCAGATCAGCCAGTTGTCTCTGGAGCGTGACGACGCCATTCTGAAGCGTCTTGCCGAGGACTTGGAACGTCTTTCGGACGAATTGCGAGACAGCGCCCTGAGCGTACGCATGTTGCCTATCGGTACTTCATTCAGCAAGTTCCGAAGGTTGGTTCGGGATTTGTCCAGTGAGCTGGGGAAGGAAATTCAGCTCACTACCGCAGGAGCCGACACAGAACTGGACAAAACTGTCATCGAGCGGCTGGCTGATCCGTTGGTGCATTTGTTGCGCAACAGCATCGACCATGGAGTGGAGTCCCCGGAAGAGCGGACGGCTGCGGGCAAGCCGAGTAAGGCAACGATTCATCTTGCGGCGGAACATTCCGGCGGTGAGGTGTTGATTCGAATTCAGGACGATGGAAAGGGAATTGACTCCGAAGTAATCCGGGAAAAGGCTCTAGAACGTGGGCTGGTGAGCGCGGATGCGGATTTGAGTCATTCCGAAATCTTGAATCTTATTTTTGAACCGGGTTTTTCCACCGCACAAAAGGTGACCAGCGTGTCCGGGCGCGGCGTGGGCATGGACGTAGTCAAACGAGCCATCGATGCTTTGCGGGGGCGGATCGTCATCCACAGTGAACGTGGCAAAGGGACCGAGATTACGATTCGTTTGCCGCTGACGCTCGCTATTATTGACGGGTTGCAGGTCTTGGTTGGCGAGGAGTACTTTGTCGTTCCCCTGGCGGTTGTGGAAGAGTGTGTGGAATTGCGTGCCGAAGATGAAGAAGGCAGCGACGGGCGCATTCTGTATCTGCGTGGCGAAATCGTCCCCTACGTGCAACTGCGCGAATGGTTTGAAATCGACGCACCCCGACCGGATATTGAACAAGTGGTCATTGTTGGACTCGAAGGGCGTCGGGTCGGTATCGTGGTGGACAAAGTTATCGGTGAGCACCAGACCGTAATCAAGAGTCTGGGCAAGGTCTATAAGGATGTGGACGGGATTTCTGGAGCCACTATCAAGGGTGACGGCAGCATCGCGCTGATTTTGGATGTCCCCGGACTCATGAAGCGCGTTGTGGCGGAATCCGACTGA
- the crcB gene encoding fluoride efflux transporter CrcB has protein sequence MNKIFVLALGGAAGTLSRYWLSGIAQRFFGASFPMGTFAVNMLGSLCFGLLWGLFENRVGFSPELRLLLLTGFMGAFTTFSTYMFESGALLRHGQYLSLLLNVGGQSLLGLTLVLLGMALGRLV, from the coding sequence GTGAACAAAATTTTCGTCCTGGCCTTGGGCGGAGCCGCAGGAACTCTTTCCCGGTATTGGCTTTCCGGCATCGCCCAACGTTTTTTCGGTGCATCGTTCCCCATGGGAACATTTGCGGTAAACATGCTGGGCAGCCTTTGTTTCGGGCTGCTCTGGGGGTTGTTTGAAAACCGTGTCGGCTTCAGCCCGGAATTGCGCCTTTTATTGCTTACCGGCTTCATGGGCGCGTTCACCACTTTTTCAACATATATGTTTGAATCCGGAGCACTACTGCGGCACGGGCAATACCTAAGTCTGCTGCTCAACGTTGGCGGCCAGAGCCTGCTGGGCCTGACACTCGTCCTGCTGGGCATGGCCCTGGGTCGCTTGGTCTAA
- the aat gene encoding leucyl/phenylalanyl-tRNA--protein transferase, with protein MIYRLSEMPFFPHPQEADPDGLLAVGGDLSSQRLLNAYSCGIFPWYAPDSPILWWSTDPRLVLFPSELHVPRSLRRVINSGRFHITVDTAFPEVLRRCAETPRPDQDGSWIVPEMKDAYTRLHELGYAHSVEAWRDGRLVGGLYGVALGRVFFGESMFYAEPDASKVAFVQLVRSLERREYTMVDCQQTTAHLLRFGAREVRRSEFLQRLALAQQYATEEGNWSELFHEKGNGVFHQL; from the coding sequence ATGATCTATCGCCTTTCCGAAATGCCTTTTTTCCCTCACCCTCAGGAGGCTGACCCGGACGGCCTCCTGGCTGTGGGGGGGGACTTGTCTTCGCAACGCCTGCTCAACGCCTATTCGTGTGGTATTTTCCCTTGGTATGCGCCTGATTCCCCAATATTGTGGTGGAGCACCGACCCGCGGTTGGTCCTTTTCCCAAGTGAACTCCATGTGCCACGCAGTTTGCGGCGGGTGATCAACAGCGGACGTTTTCATATTACTGTGGATACTGCCTTTCCGGAGGTCTTGCGGCGGTGTGCTGAAACGCCGCGTCCGGATCAGGATGGATCCTGGATTGTTCCGGAAATGAAGGATGCCTATACCCGTCTCCATGAACTCGGCTATGCTCACAGTGTGGAAGCTTGGCGCGACGGCCGACTGGTGGGCGGTTTGTATGGTGTGGCTTTGGGCCGTGTCTTTTTTGGGGAATCCATGTTCTATGCCGAACCGGACGCCTCCAAAGTGGCCTTTGTGCAGTTGGTCCGCAGTTTGGAGCGGCGTGAGTACACGATGGTGGACTGCCAGCAGACCACGGCTCATTTGCTCCGTTTCGGTGCTCGGGAAGTACGGCGGTCGGAGTTCCTGCAGCGTCTGGCCCTTGCCCAACAATATGCCACGGAAGAGGGAAACTGGTCCGAATTATTTCACGAAAAGGGGAATGGGGTTTTTCACCAGCTGTGA
- a CDS encoding CheR family methyltransferase, whose product MNRNTNPLPGRPAPLSDKDFRVFAEFITSKLGIKMPSSKKTMLEARLNKRLRVLGLPGFDSYRDFLFSETGQRDELPHLYDAVTTNTTHFFRESKHFDVLRDTLLPGLHARLRGSRELRVWSAGCSTGEEPYTLAMVLADFEAQHSSFSYRMLATDISTRVLEAAARGVYVMDKIDDIPSAFRKKYLLRSKDKKKRLIRIVPELRHRIVFRRLNFMEPFRLNKPRDVVFCRNVVIYFDRQTQERLFRRIADQIVSGGYLFTGHSESLTGMNVPLRAVAPTIYQKI is encoded by the coding sequence ATGAACAGGAACACAAATCCTCTGCCGGGACGCCCTGCACCGCTTTCGGACAAGGACTTCCGTGTCTTTGCAGAGTTTATCACCTCCAAACTGGGCATAAAAATGCCTTCCAGCAAGAAAACCATGCTGGAAGCAAGGCTGAACAAACGGTTGCGTGTTTTGGGCTTGCCCGGGTTCGACTCCTATCGGGATTTTTTGTTCAGCGAAACGGGACAGCGTGACGAACTGCCGCATCTTTATGACGCGGTAACCACCAATACGACGCATTTTTTCAGGGAATCAAAGCATTTTGATGTGTTGCGGGATACGCTGCTTCCCGGTTTGCATGCGCGTTTGCGCGGCAGTCGAGAGTTGCGCGTCTGGAGTGCGGGCTGTTCCACGGGAGAGGAACCGTATACGCTTGCCATGGTGTTGGCGGATTTCGAGGCGCAGCATTCTTCGTTTTCCTATCGCATGTTGGCTACAGATATTTCTACCCGCGTGCTTGAAGCCGCTGCCAGGGGGGTATACGTCATGGATAAAATTGACGATATTCCGTCGGCATTTCGTAAGAAATATTTGTTGCGAAGCAAGGATAAGAAGAAACGACTGATACGGATTGTACCCGAACTCCGTCACCGGATTGTTTTTCGTCGGCTCAATTTTATGGAACCGTTTCGTTTGAACAAACCCAGGGACGTTGTTTTTTGTCGGAATGTGGTGATTTATTTTGATCGGCAGACCCAGGAACGGTTATTTCGACGCATCGCGGACCAAATTGTTTCAGGGGGCTATCTGTTCACGGGCCACTCTGAAAGTCTTACGGGCATGAACGTACCTCTGCGTGCCGTGGCCCCGACAATCTATCAAAAAATATGA
- the clpA gene encoding ATP-dependent Clp protease ATP-binding subunit ClpA: MLSRGLEKALTSAVNEVKRRNHEYLTLEHLLYALAGAQHGQLILKHCGADVEKLQEELETFFSENLETLPENTETEVIQTLGVRRVLQRAVWQKRASGKDVVEVGDVLAAMFDEEDSYAVYFLRTQDVTRLDVLEYISHGMEDDDPLTQERPGMAFGRPAGGGMPSGPAPGMPGEKPGTQDTALGEFTVNLTLRAQEGGIDPLIGREAELERTVQVLARRRKNNPIFVGDPGVGKTAMAEGLALLISRGEVPKEFIKAQIFALDMGALMAGTKYRGDFEGRLKNVLAELKAIEDAILFVDEIHTIVGAGSVSGGSLDASNLLKPFLQSGEVRCIGSTTYEEYKNHFEKDRALSRRFQKIEIAEPSVDETVEILKGLKPYYEEHHGVVYTLPALRAAARLSARHVNDRFLPDKAIDVIDEAGSRYRLSGRPRKEDRITVQDVERVVASMARIPAGRLSGNDRNRLQELEPRLKNVVFGQDQAVELLSRSIKRARAGMKQAGRPTGAFLLTGPTGVGKTELARQLAEVMGVHFLRFDMSEYMEKHAVARLIGAPPGYVGFDQGGLLTEEIRKNPHSVVLFDEIEKAHPDVFNILLQVMDYATLTDNNGRKADFRHVILLMTSNAGAQEIAKSGIGFQRRDDKDRKAGALRAIERLFSPEFRNRLDAVVPFSSLDQDVMERIVDKFVGELNAQLRERRVRLILDEAARSRLAHLGYDPAFGARPMGRVIQSEVKDAIADELLFGALQKGGKVFMSLRKGVAIDAPAPKGNDPSGEFEFSFAGGRMQ, encoded by the coding sequence ATGTTGAGCAGAGGACTTGAGAAGGCGTTGACCTCGGCCGTGAATGAGGTCAAGCGGCGGAATCACGAGTATCTTACGTTGGAGCATCTCTTGTATGCCCTGGCGGGGGCTCAGCATGGACAGCTGATATTGAAACACTGTGGTGCTGACGTTGAGAAGCTTCAGGAAGAACTGGAGACCTTTTTTTCCGAAAACTTGGAAACACTGCCGGAAAATACGGAAACCGAAGTGATTCAGACGCTGGGAGTCCGGCGCGTATTGCAGCGGGCCGTGTGGCAAAAACGCGCCTCGGGCAAGGATGTGGTCGAGGTGGGTGACGTTCTGGCCGCCATGTTCGATGAGGAAGACTCCTATGCTGTGTACTTTTTGCGTACGCAGGATGTTACGCGGCTGGACGTGCTGGAGTATATCTCTCACGGCATGGAGGATGATGACCCCCTGACCCAGGAACGCCCGGGCATGGCATTCGGCCGTCCGGCAGGAGGCGGTATGCCGTCCGGTCCGGCACCGGGAATGCCTGGGGAAAAGCCTGGTACACAGGATACAGCCTTGGGAGAGTTCACCGTAAATCTTACTCTGCGAGCCCAGGAAGGGGGCATTGATCCGTTGATCGGGCGTGAGGCGGAGTTGGAACGAACCGTCCAGGTGCTGGCTCGACGCCGGAAGAATAATCCAATCTTTGTGGGCGATCCGGGTGTTGGGAAAACAGCCATGGCCGAAGGGTTGGCTCTTCTTATCTCCCGCGGTGAAGTTCCCAAGGAATTCATCAAGGCACAGATCTTTGCGTTGGATATGGGCGCGCTTATGGCGGGCACCAAGTATCGGGGGGATTTCGAAGGACGTCTCAAAAATGTTCTTGCCGAGCTGAAGGCCATTGAGGACGCCATCCTTTTTGTAGATGAGATTCACACCATCGTGGGGGCCGGATCCGTGTCCGGCGGAAGCCTGGATGCGTCGAATCTGCTCAAGCCGTTCCTGCAGTCCGGCGAGGTGCGGTGCATCGGATCCACGACTTACGAAGAGTATAAGAATCATTTTGAGAAGGATCGGGCGCTGTCACGTCGGTTTCAGAAAATCGAAATTGCGGAACCTTCGGTGGATGAGACGGTGGAAATCCTCAAGGGACTGAAGCCATATTATGAGGAACATCATGGCGTGGTCTATACGTTGCCCGCGTTGCGTGCTGCGGCCCGACTTTCCGCACGTCATGTGAATGATCGGTTTTTGCCGGACAAGGCCATTGACGTCATTGACGAAGCGGGATCCCGATACCGGCTTTCCGGGCGTCCACGAAAGGAAGATCGCATCACTGTGCAGGATGTGGAACGTGTGGTGGCGAGTATGGCCCGCATTCCTGCCGGACGGCTCAGCGGCAATGATCGGAACCGATTGCAGGAGCTGGAGCCGCGTTTGAAGAACGTGGTCTTTGGGCAGGATCAGGCTGTGGAGTTGCTTTCTCGCTCAATCAAGCGGGCAAGGGCGGGCATGAAACAGGCCGGTCGCCCCACTGGAGCGTTTTTGCTTACCGGTCCTACAGGCGTTGGCAAGACGGAACTTGCGCGGCAACTTGCCGAAGTTATGGGAGTGCATTTCCTGCGTTTTGATATGTCGGAATACATGGAAAAGCATGCCGTGGCCCGGTTGATCGGTGCCCCTCCCGGATATGTCGGTTTTGATCAGGGCGGCCTGCTTACAGAGGAGATCCGCAAGAATCCGCACAGTGTCGTGTTGTTCGACGAGATTGAAAAGGCCCATCCCGATGTGTTCAATATCCTTCTGCAGGTCATGGATTACGCCACGCTCACGGACAACAATGGGCGCAAGGCGGATTTCCGGCATGTCATTTTGTTGATGACTTCTAACGCCGGAGCCCAGGAGATAGCCAAAAGCGGTATTGGATTCCAGCGCCGGGATGATAAGGATCGCAAGGCCGGGGCGCTTCGGGCCATTGAACGGTTGTTCAGTCCGGAATTTCGCAATCGTTTGGATGCTGTCGTTCCCTTTTCTTCGTTGGATCAGGATGTCATGGAACGTATTGTGGACAAGTTCGTCGGTGAATTGAATGCGCAGTTGCGTGAACGCCGGGTCCGGCTCATCCTTGATGAGGCGGCACGTTCCAGGCTGGCCCATTTAGGGTATGATCCTGCGTTTGGTGCCCGACCCATGGGCCGGGTTATTCAGTCGGAGGTCAAGGACGCCATAGCTGACGAACTGTTGTTTGGTGCGCTGCAAAAGGGCGGCAAGGTATTCATGAGTCTGCGGAAGGGCGTGGCGATTGATGCTCCAGCTCCCAAGGGCAACGACCCGTCGGGCGAATTCGAGTTTTCTTTTGCTGGCGGTCGGATGCAGTAA
- a CDS encoding DUF190 domain-containing protein: MNLPKNAERIRIFIGEGDRQQGKPLYELIVEKAREAGLAGATVLRAVMGYGANSRVRTNKILRLSEDMSLVVEIVDETEKINAFLPLLDNLINEGLVTREPVEVLFYRHAGG, translated from the coding sequence ATGAACTTGCCGAAGAATGCGGAACGAATTCGAATTTTCATTGGTGAGGGAGACCGCCAACAGGGAAAGCCGCTCTATGAACTCATCGTGGAAAAAGCCCGTGAAGCGGGACTCGCCGGAGCAACGGTTCTCCGCGCCGTCATGGGCTACGGAGCGAACAGCCGGGTACGGACGAATAAAATCTTACGCCTTTCCGAGGACATGTCTCTGGTTGTTGAGATTGTGGACGAAACGGAAAAAATCAATGCATTCCTTCCACTACTGGACAACCTCATCAACGAAGGACTTGTCACCAGAGAACCTGTGGAAGTCCTTTTCTATCGACATGCCGGCGGATAA
- the clpS gene encoding ATP-dependent Clp protease adapter ClpS codes for MGDFLAENDPRIGVKEELEVREPRKYKVLLLNDDYTTMDFVVEILIHVFNKSETEATLIMLAVHNEGKGVCGLYPAEIAETKVDTVHKLARQAGFPLKCSMEGE; via the coding sequence ATGGGTGATTTTCTGGCGGAAAACGATCCACGGATCGGCGTCAAAGAGGAACTGGAAGTCCGGGAGCCTCGCAAATACAAGGTATTGCTCCTGAATGATGATTACACAACAATGGATTTCGTGGTTGAAATATTGATACACGTGTTCAACAAATCGGAAACCGAGGCCACATTGATCATGCTTGCGGTTCACAACGAAGGAAAAGGCGTGTGTGGGCTGTATCCGGCCGAAATCGCCGAGACCAAAGTGGACACGGTTCACAAATTGGCGCGACAGGCCGGTTTCCCGTTGAAATGCAGCATGGAAGGGGAATGA
- a CDS encoding class IV adenylate cyclase produces the protein MAVEAELKFTDVDHAAVRALLLQNGAAGEKAYFEQNLVFDSQEQALRKEQILLRLRHKPGGSLLTLKRPDGGGDHLKRCREWQTRVEDGTVMRRILEELGFAVSFAYEKTREKWTLDGCVICLDHLPFGEFMEIEGPEERLPEVAGRLNMNVRHSTAQTYHALHQQWRVEQKLPLQDGFVFSDEEREKLLRDISDERDSTTT, from the coding sequence ATGGCTGTTGAGGCGGAATTGAAGTTTACGGATGTCGATCATGCAGCTGTTCGCGCATTGCTTTTGCAGAACGGGGCAGCTGGTGAAAAGGCTTATTTTGAACAGAATCTGGTGTTTGATTCCCAGGAACAGGCGCTTCGGAAAGAACAAATTTTGCTTCGTCTTCGGCATAAGCCTGGTGGCTCGTTGCTGACTCTCAAGCGTCCAGATGGTGGTGGGGATCATTTGAAGCGCTGCCGGGAATGGCAGACAAGAGTGGAAGATGGGACCGTCATGCGCCGGATTTTGGAGGAACTGGGGTTTGCTGTTTCCTTTGCCTATGAAAAGACGAGAGAAAAGTGGACATTGGATGGCTGTGTGATCTGCTTGGATCATCTTCCATTTGGTGAGTTTATGGAGATTGAAGGGCCGGAGGAGCGCTTGCCGGAAGTGGCTGGACGGTTGAACATGAACGTGCGGCATTCCACGGCGCAGACGTACCATGCGTTGCATCAACAGTGGCGTGTCGAGCAGAAACTGCCGCTTCAGGATGGTTTTGTTTTTTCCGATGAAGAGCGCGAAAAGTTGCTGCGGGATATTTCCGACGAACGAGACTCGACAACCACATGA